From Panthera uncia isolate 11264 chromosome X, Puncia_PCG_1.0, whole genome shotgun sequence, the proteins below share one genomic window:
- the RAI2 gene encoding retinoic acid-induced protein 2 isoform X3, with protein MDDLQSQNLSMDMTDSSPALANNRLENGMAQLITTEAWNINSTDLGPVQLPVVLEQHVFQHLNSPLVLPQEAPCSSSAIHNNLFQGAEDPEARPQLLDLRIPSRPQEPTLPFEAVLQNLFPSQGALGPPPCQPPPGYAPVPPQPFNSPLSPLVPPATLLVPYPVIVPLPVPVPIPIPIPVPQSPESKLSSAFPKPPSSFGLHPFKGTPSPLEKEELKPFDILQPREYFQLSRHTVIKMGSENEALDLSMKSVPWLKAGEASPPVCQEDAVLDLSLAAHRKSEPPVETLYDSSSSVDSPGHAGGMEVPFAPATAHGASAVMDSHAGGSNPAQLPGQPGQPGQPGGEVKAENHMEIVSESQAAKVIVSVEDAVPAIFCGKIKGLSGVSTKNFSFKREDSMLQGYDINSQGEEPMGSTEPLRKPVKNRSIKLKKVNSQEIHMLPIKKQRLATFFPRKI; from the exons ATGGACGATCTGCAGTCCCAGAACCTCTCCATGGACATGACTGACTCCTCTCCCGCCTTGGCCAATAACAGACTGGAGAATGGCATGGCCCAGCTGATCACCACCGAGGCCTGGAACATCAACTCCACCGACCTG GGCCCCGTGCAGCTGCCGGTGGTGCTGGAGCAGCACGTCTTCCAGCACCTCAACTCCCCTCTGGTCCTGCCGCAGGAGGCCCCGTGCTCCTCCAGTGCTATCCACAACAACCTGTTCCAGGGAGCCGAGGACCCCGAGGCCCGACCGCAGCTCCTGGACCTGCGGATCCCCAGCCGGCCACAGGAGCCCACGTTGCCGTTTGAAGCTGTGCTCCAGAATTTGTTCCCCTCGCAGGGCGCTCTCGGCCCCCCACCCTGTCAGCCTCCTCCTGGATACGCGCCTGTGCCCCCCCAGCCCTTTAACTCCCCCCTGTCCCCCCTGGTCCCTCCGGCCACCCTCCTGGTACCCTACCCTGTGATCGTCCCCTTGCCCGTGCCcgtccccatccccatccccatccccgtGCCTCAGAGTCCCGAATCCAAGCTCAGCTCCGCTTTCCCCAAGCCGCCATCTTCCTTCGGCCTACACCCCTTCAAAGGCACCCCTAGCCCTCTGGAGAAGGAGGAACTGAAGCCCTTCGATATCCTGCAGCCGAGGGAGTACTTCCAGCTTAGCCGCCACACGGTCATCAAGATGGGGAGTGAGAACGAGGCCCTGGATCTGTCCATGAAGTCGGTGCCCTGGCTTAAGGCTGGCGAAGCCAGTCCCCCCGTATGCCAGGAAGATGCGGTCCTGGACCTGTCGCTGGCAGCCCACCGAAAATCTGAGCCTCCCGTTGAGACACTGTATGACAGCAGCAGCTCAGTGGACAGCCCAGGTCACGCCGGTGGCATGGAAGTGCCCTTTGCCCCTGCCACAGCACACGGGGCCTCGGCTGTGATGGATAGCCACGCGGGCGGCAGCAACCCCGCCCAGCTGCCCGGCCAGCCCGGCCAGCCCGGCCAGCCCGGCGGCGAGGTCAAGGCTGAAAATCACATGGAGATCGTGAGCGAGTCCCAGGCCGCCAAGGTTATCGTCTCGGTGGAAGACGCCGTGCCTGCCATCTTCTGCGGCAAGATCAAAGGCCTCTCGGGCGTGTCCACCAAAAACTTCTCCTTCAAAAGAGAAGACTCCATGCTTCAGGGCTATGACATCAATAGCCAAGGAGAAGAGCCCATGGGAAGCACAGAGCCCCTTAGGAAACCCGTCAAAAACAGGAGCATAAAGTTAAAGAAAGTGAACTCCCAGGAAATACACATGCTCCCGATCAAAAAACAACGGCTGGCCACCTTTTTTCCAAGAAA AATTTAG
- the RAI2 gene encoding retinoic acid-induced protein 2 isoform X1, which translates to MDDLQSQNLSMDMTDSSPALANNRLENGMAQLITTEAWNINSTDLVKKALVTVPAPSILNPPAESQGGMALKVAATVLQPLCLGESPVVMPIHMQVEGNPAPELNPNGHAAYVMTTQGPVQLPVVLEQHVFQHLNSPLVLPQEAPCSSSAIHNNLFQGAEDPEARPQLLDLRIPSRPQEPTLPFEAVLQNLFPSQGALGPPPCQPPPGYAPVPPQPFNSPLSPLVPPATLLVPYPVIVPLPVPVPIPIPIPVPQSPESKLSSAFPKPPSSFGLHPFKGTPSPLEKEELKPFDILQPREYFQLSRHTVIKMGSENEALDLSMKSVPWLKAGEASPPVCQEDAVLDLSLAAHRKSEPPVETLYDSSSSVDSPGHAGGMEVPFAPATAHGASAVMDSHAGGSNPAQLPGQPGQPGQPGGEVKAENHMEIVSESQAAKVIVSVEDAVPAIFCGKIKGLSGVSTKNFSFKREDSMLQGYDINSQGEEPMGSTEPLRKPVKNRSIKLKKVNSQEIHMLPIKKQRLATFFPRKI; encoded by the exons ATGGACGATCTGCAGTCCCAGAACCTCTCCATGGACATGACTGACTCCTCTCCCGCCTTGGCCAATAACAGACTGGAGAATGGCATGGCCCAGCTGATCACCACCGAGGCCTGGAACATCAACTCCACCGACCTGGTAAAGAAGGCCCTGGTGACCGTGCCGGCCCCATCCATCCTGAACCCCCCAGCCGAGTCTCAGGGCGGCATGGCTCTGAAGGTGGCGGCCACTGTGCTGCAGCCCCTGTGCCTCGGGGAGAGCCCGGTGGTGATGCCCATTCACATGCAGGTGGAGGGAAACCCTGCGCCCGAGCTCAACCCTAACGGCCATGCGGCCTATGTCATGACCACGCAGGGCCCCGTGCAGCTGCCGGTGGTGCTGGAGCAGCACGTCTTCCAGCACCTCAACTCCCCTCTGGTCCTGCCGCAGGAGGCCCCGTGCTCCTCCAGTGCTATCCACAACAACCTGTTCCAGGGAGCCGAGGACCCCGAGGCCCGACCGCAGCTCCTGGACCTGCGGATCCCCAGCCGGCCACAGGAGCCCACGTTGCCGTTTGAAGCTGTGCTCCAGAATTTGTTCCCCTCGCAGGGCGCTCTCGGCCCCCCACCCTGTCAGCCTCCTCCTGGATACGCGCCTGTGCCCCCCCAGCCCTTTAACTCCCCCCTGTCCCCCCTGGTCCCTCCGGCCACCCTCCTGGTACCCTACCCTGTGATCGTCCCCTTGCCCGTGCCcgtccccatccccatccccatccccgtGCCTCAGAGTCCCGAATCCAAGCTCAGCTCCGCTTTCCCCAAGCCGCCATCTTCCTTCGGCCTACACCCCTTCAAAGGCACCCCTAGCCCTCTGGAGAAGGAGGAACTGAAGCCCTTCGATATCCTGCAGCCGAGGGAGTACTTCCAGCTTAGCCGCCACACGGTCATCAAGATGGGGAGTGAGAACGAGGCCCTGGATCTGTCCATGAAGTCGGTGCCCTGGCTTAAGGCTGGCGAAGCCAGTCCCCCCGTATGCCAGGAAGATGCGGTCCTGGACCTGTCGCTGGCAGCCCACCGAAAATCTGAGCCTCCCGTTGAGACACTGTATGACAGCAGCAGCTCAGTGGACAGCCCAGGTCACGCCGGTGGCATGGAAGTGCCCTTTGCCCCTGCCACAGCACACGGGGCCTCGGCTGTGATGGATAGCCACGCGGGCGGCAGCAACCCCGCCCAGCTGCCCGGCCAGCCCGGCCAGCCCGGCCAGCCCGGCGGCGAGGTCAAGGCTGAAAATCACATGGAGATCGTGAGCGAGTCCCAGGCCGCCAAGGTTATCGTCTCGGTGGAAGACGCCGTGCCTGCCATCTTCTGCGGCAAGATCAAAGGCCTCTCGGGCGTGTCCACCAAAAACTTCTCCTTCAAAAGAGAAGACTCCATGCTTCAGGGCTATGACATCAATAGCCAAGGAGAAGAGCCCATGGGAAGCACAGAGCCCCTTAGGAAACCCGTCAAAAACAGGAGCATAAAGTTAAAGAAAGTGAACTCCCAGGAAATACACATGCTCCCGATCAAAAAACAACGGCTGGCCACCTTTTTTCCAAGAAA AATTTAG
- the RAI2 gene encoding retinoic acid-induced protein 2 isoform X2, with protein MDDLQSQNLSMDMTDSSPALANNRLENGMAQLITTEAWNINSTDLVKKALVTVPAPSILNPPAESQGGMALKVAATVLQPLCLGESPVVMPIHMQVEGNPAPELNPNGHAAYVMTTQGPVQLPVVLEQHVFQHLNSPLVLPQEAPCSSSAIHNNLFQGAEDPEARPQLLDLRIPSRPQEPTLPFEAVLQNLFPSQGALGPPPCQPPPGYAPVPPQPFNSPLSPLVPPATLLVPYPVIVPLPVPVPIPIPIPVPQSPESKLSSAFPKPPSSFGLHPFKGTPSPLEKEELKPFDILQPREYFQLSRHTVIKMGSENEALDLSMKSVPWLKAGEASPPVCQEDAVLDLSLAAHRKSEPPVETLYDSSSSVDSPGHAGGMEVPFAPATAHGASAVMDSHAGGSNPAQLPGQPGQPGQPGGEVKAENHMEIVSESQAAKVIVSVEDAVPAIFCGKIKGLSGVSTKNFSFKREDSMLQGYDINSQGEEPMGSTEPLRKPVKNRSIKLKKVNSQEIHMLPIKKQRLATFFPRK; from the coding sequence ATGGACGATCTGCAGTCCCAGAACCTCTCCATGGACATGACTGACTCCTCTCCCGCCTTGGCCAATAACAGACTGGAGAATGGCATGGCCCAGCTGATCACCACCGAGGCCTGGAACATCAACTCCACCGACCTGGTAAAGAAGGCCCTGGTGACCGTGCCGGCCCCATCCATCCTGAACCCCCCAGCCGAGTCTCAGGGCGGCATGGCTCTGAAGGTGGCGGCCACTGTGCTGCAGCCCCTGTGCCTCGGGGAGAGCCCGGTGGTGATGCCCATTCACATGCAGGTGGAGGGAAACCCTGCGCCCGAGCTCAACCCTAACGGCCATGCGGCCTATGTCATGACCACGCAGGGCCCCGTGCAGCTGCCGGTGGTGCTGGAGCAGCACGTCTTCCAGCACCTCAACTCCCCTCTGGTCCTGCCGCAGGAGGCCCCGTGCTCCTCCAGTGCTATCCACAACAACCTGTTCCAGGGAGCCGAGGACCCCGAGGCCCGACCGCAGCTCCTGGACCTGCGGATCCCCAGCCGGCCACAGGAGCCCACGTTGCCGTTTGAAGCTGTGCTCCAGAATTTGTTCCCCTCGCAGGGCGCTCTCGGCCCCCCACCCTGTCAGCCTCCTCCTGGATACGCGCCTGTGCCCCCCCAGCCCTTTAACTCCCCCCTGTCCCCCCTGGTCCCTCCGGCCACCCTCCTGGTACCCTACCCTGTGATCGTCCCCTTGCCCGTGCCcgtccccatccccatccccatccccgtGCCTCAGAGTCCCGAATCCAAGCTCAGCTCCGCTTTCCCCAAGCCGCCATCTTCCTTCGGCCTACACCCCTTCAAAGGCACCCCTAGCCCTCTGGAGAAGGAGGAACTGAAGCCCTTCGATATCCTGCAGCCGAGGGAGTACTTCCAGCTTAGCCGCCACACGGTCATCAAGATGGGGAGTGAGAACGAGGCCCTGGATCTGTCCATGAAGTCGGTGCCCTGGCTTAAGGCTGGCGAAGCCAGTCCCCCCGTATGCCAGGAAGATGCGGTCCTGGACCTGTCGCTGGCAGCCCACCGAAAATCTGAGCCTCCCGTTGAGACACTGTATGACAGCAGCAGCTCAGTGGACAGCCCAGGTCACGCCGGTGGCATGGAAGTGCCCTTTGCCCCTGCCACAGCACACGGGGCCTCGGCTGTGATGGATAGCCACGCGGGCGGCAGCAACCCCGCCCAGCTGCCCGGCCAGCCCGGCCAGCCCGGCCAGCCCGGCGGCGAGGTCAAGGCTGAAAATCACATGGAGATCGTGAGCGAGTCCCAGGCCGCCAAGGTTATCGTCTCGGTGGAAGACGCCGTGCCTGCCATCTTCTGCGGCAAGATCAAAGGCCTCTCGGGCGTGTCCACCAAAAACTTCTCCTTCAAAAGAGAAGACTCCATGCTTCAGGGCTATGACATCAATAGCCAAGGAGAAGAGCCCATGGGAAGCACAGAGCCCCTTAGGAAACCCGTCAAAAACAGGAGCATAAAGTTAAAGAAAGTGAACTCCCAGGAAATACACATGCTCCCGATCAAAAAACAACGGCTGGCCACCTTTTTTCCAAGAAAGTAa
- the RAI2 gene encoding retinoic acid-induced protein 2 isoform X4, with product MDDLQSQNLSMDMTDSSPALANNRLENGMAQLITTEAWNINSTDLEAPCSSSAIHNNLFQGAEDPEARPQLLDLRIPSRPQEPTLPFEAVLQNLFPSQGALGPPPCQPPPGYAPVPPQPFNSPLSPLVPPATLLVPYPVIVPLPVPVPIPIPIPVPQSPESKLSSAFPKPPSSFGLHPFKGTPSPLEKEELKPFDILQPREYFQLSRHTVIKMGSENEALDLSMKSVPWLKAGEASPPVCQEDAVLDLSLAAHRKSEPPVETLYDSSSSVDSPGHAGGMEVPFAPATAHGASAVMDSHAGGSNPAQLPGQPGQPGQPGGEVKAENHMEIVSESQAAKVIVSVEDAVPAIFCGKIKGLSGVSTKNFSFKREDSMLQGYDINSQGEEPMGSTEPLRKPVKNRSIKLKKVNSQEIHMLPIKKQRLATFFPRKI from the exons ATGGACGATCTGCAGTCCCAGAACCTCTCCATGGACATGACTGACTCCTCTCCCGCCTTGGCCAATAACAGACTGGAGAATGGCATGGCCCAGCTGATCACCACCGAGGCCTGGAACATCAACTCCACCGACCTG GAGGCCCCGTGCTCCTCCAGTGCTATCCACAACAACCTGTTCCAGGGAGCCGAGGACCCCGAGGCCCGACCGCAGCTCCTGGACCTGCGGATCCCCAGCCGGCCACAGGAGCCCACGTTGCCGTTTGAAGCTGTGCTCCAGAATTTGTTCCCCTCGCAGGGCGCTCTCGGCCCCCCACCCTGTCAGCCTCCTCCTGGATACGCGCCTGTGCCCCCCCAGCCCTTTAACTCCCCCCTGTCCCCCCTGGTCCCTCCGGCCACCCTCCTGGTACCCTACCCTGTGATCGTCCCCTTGCCCGTGCCcgtccccatccccatccccatccccgtGCCTCAGAGTCCCGAATCCAAGCTCAGCTCCGCTTTCCCCAAGCCGCCATCTTCCTTCGGCCTACACCCCTTCAAAGGCACCCCTAGCCCTCTGGAGAAGGAGGAACTGAAGCCCTTCGATATCCTGCAGCCGAGGGAGTACTTCCAGCTTAGCCGCCACACGGTCATCAAGATGGGGAGTGAGAACGAGGCCCTGGATCTGTCCATGAAGTCGGTGCCCTGGCTTAAGGCTGGCGAAGCCAGTCCCCCCGTATGCCAGGAAGATGCGGTCCTGGACCTGTCGCTGGCAGCCCACCGAAAATCTGAGCCTCCCGTTGAGACACTGTATGACAGCAGCAGCTCAGTGGACAGCCCAGGTCACGCCGGTGGCATGGAAGTGCCCTTTGCCCCTGCCACAGCACACGGGGCCTCGGCTGTGATGGATAGCCACGCGGGCGGCAGCAACCCCGCCCAGCTGCCCGGCCAGCCCGGCCAGCCCGGCCAGCCCGGCGGCGAGGTCAAGGCTGAAAATCACATGGAGATCGTGAGCGAGTCCCAGGCCGCCAAGGTTATCGTCTCGGTGGAAGACGCCGTGCCTGCCATCTTCTGCGGCAAGATCAAAGGCCTCTCGGGCGTGTCCACCAAAAACTTCTCCTTCAAAAGAGAAGACTCCATGCTTCAGGGCTATGACATCAATAGCCAAGGAGAAGAGCCCATGGGAAGCACAGAGCCCCTTAGGAAACCCGTCAAAAACAGGAGCATAAAGTTAAAGAAAGTGAACTCCCAGGAAATACACATGCTCCCGATCAAAAAACAACGGCTGGCCACCTTTTTTCCAAGAAA AATTTAG